A single window of Triplophysa rosa linkage group LG2, Trosa_1v2, whole genome shotgun sequence DNA harbors:
- the LOC130549571 gene encoding uncharacterized protein LOC130549571: MLLEDQDFNFFLQLFHNIMPHVDILYAKLQKKDIDSVHIKGSIQQFQQDIQKIRNSLHSLVNQSSEGASQPKRQRLRSPDVHERIATEVCDTILQHTMERFCFTSHLVSAILLQADRFEQYTVAFPEDALSRTLKAYPVLNGSKLKTELSLIYCKEEFRTCCGAVDLLQLFKENNLEEVFSETVTLLKILITTPMTTAEAERCFSTLKRVKTFLRNSMTQERLNALAMLSMEKRMVTEIIDFNQKVHQAKALREHHEGKTDPALMQELRAVTDLALRATKLLQQSQVSEVGRQQRPTP; encoded by the exons atgctgctggaggatcaggattttaatttttttctgcaacttttccacaacatcatgccacacgtggacatcctctatgccaaactccagaagaaggacatagattcagtccacattaaggggagcatccagcagttccagcaggacatacagaagatcag AAATTCTCTCCATTCTCTGGTTAACCAAAGCAGTGAAGGAGCTTCTCAACCAAAGAGGCAGCGGTTGCGTAGTCCAGACGTCCATGAACGGATTGCAACAGAG GTCTGTGACACCATACTCCAACACACCATGGAACGGTTCTGCTTCACAAGCCACCTCGTTAGTGCCATCCTGCTGcaagcagacaggtttgaacagtacacagtggcgtttcctgaagatgcactgagtaggactttgaaggcctatccagtgctcaatgggagtaagctaaagacagagcttagtctcatctactgcaaggaagagttcagaacctgttgtggtgctgtggacctactgcagctgtttaaggagaacaatcttgaagaagtcttttcagagactgtcactctcctaaagatcctcatcaccacacccatgaccacagcagaggctgagaggtgtttctcaactttgaaaagagttAAGACTTTTCTGAGAAATAGCATGACCCAGGAGAGACTAAATGCATTGGCCATGCTGTCAATGGAGAAGAGAATGGTGACTGAGATCATTGACTTTAACCAGAAG gtccatcaggccaaggcctTGAGAGAGcaccacgagggtaagaccgacccagcgcttatgcaggaactccgtgccgTCACTGACCTCgccctacgggcgaccaag CTGTTGCAGCAGAGTCAAGTGTCAGAGGTAGGAAGACAGCAGAGACCCACACCCTGA